From the Cytophagales bacterium genome, the window CTCTTCCAATCGTTTCCTATGTCTTTTTACAGGATGTAGATACGCCTTTTATCACCAAAAATACGTTGGAGTTATTGTTTTCCGGTAGAACACCATCGGGCTTTGTTGTTCCGGCCTATCGTAATACGACCGGGCATCCTGTTTTACTGGGTCAAAAAGTTATTCAATATATAAAAAATCACCCTTATCAAAATGTTATTTTAAGAAATGTATTGGGACAATTTTATAAAAAGGTTGTTCAGGTACCTGACGATGGTATACTTATTAACATCAATACACAGAGGGATTATTTCAAATACTTTGATGATGAAAAAACTATTCGATCAAATTCAAACATTAATTGCAAAGAGAGAAGAAGCTGCATTGTGTACGGTGGTTAAAACAAA encodes:
- a CDS encoding NTP transferase domain-containing protein, which encodes MGHRKEFGVVILAAGRSKRMGYPKMLLPFEQHLPTKCLWQASQTFLGHLCKIYKDFGCKRPVAVINKYMKGSQYHSHIDKMQPHVQFLLNDNPEAGRFYSIQLALKALPIVSYVFLQDVDTPFITKNTLELLFSGRTPSGFVVPAYRNTTGHPVLLGQKVIQYIKNHPYQNVILRNVLGQFYKKVVQVPDDGILININTQRDYFKYFDDEKTIRSNSNINCKERRSCIVYGG